In the genome of bacterium, one region contains:
- a CDS encoding transglutaminase-like domain-containing protein codes for MIARLFKFLVVAFWAVMTAALVMRQPAFSEQAAEDLPSMARLAAAEGPSWYGVYFVSGENKVKIGYSRSEIRQATRGSIFESEQHLRIEVQGQPARVRVLSTVLTDEGGNLLSIDFSMLSDTVKFELFGRVSGEELLMEIRTAAGIEKRSMPMPKNTRVPDTALREAVRRGLDVGDTIDVPIFDPSSFSFSDGSLRVVEKTTLPETGDTTVYHLAASFMGLDVEAWIDGEGHTIQERAANLLTRVETKEQALTAGWGDAELPVDIVEAAAVHPAQKIKSPRGTTFVKLRLSGVDLSEYSIADQRQYLDGDIVTVEIERPGPTTFTIPITDPAMTQFLESTPTIQAGDPAIRAKMREIVGDETNAYAAAKAISTWVYETLEKKPLVSIPSARDVLDIKRGDCNEHATLYAALARAAGIPTRIEVGLVYNDQGFYYHAWNAVWAGRWFSIDPTFGQFPADAAHLKVISGDLSAQIAIIKMIGNLKIDVLEAR; via the coding sequence ATGATTGCACGCCTTTTCAAATTCCTTGTCGTCGCCTTCTGGGCCGTGATGACCGCGGCGCTCGTCATGCGCCAGCCGGCGTTCTCCGAGCAGGCGGCCGAGGACTTGCCGTCGATGGCCAGGCTCGCGGCCGCGGAGGGCCCGAGCTGGTATGGCGTCTATTTCGTCTCCGGCGAGAACAAGGTGAAGATCGGTTACTCGCGCTCGGAGATCCGGCAGGCGACGCGCGGCAGCATCTTCGAGTCCGAGCAGCACCTGCGTATCGAGGTGCAGGGCCAGCCCGCGCGGGTGCGCGTGCTTTCGACCGTGCTTACCGACGAGGGCGGCAATCTGCTTTCCATCGACTTCTCGATGCTGTCCGACACCGTGAAGTTCGAGCTGTTCGGCCGCGTGTCCGGCGAGGAATTGCTGATGGAAATCCGCACCGCCGCCGGCATCGAAAAGCGGTCCATGCCGATGCCCAAAAATACGCGCGTGCCGGACACGGCCCTGCGTGAAGCGGTGCGCCGGGGGCTCGATGTGGGCGATACCATCGACGTGCCGATCTTCGACCCGTCGTCGTTCTCGTTCTCCGACGGCTCGTTGCGCGTGGTCGAAAAGACCACGCTGCCGGAAACGGGCGACACGACGGTCTATCATCTGGCGGCGAGCTTCATGGGGCTCGATGTCGAGGCGTGGATCGACGGAGAAGGCCACACCATTCAGGAGCGCGCCGCGAACCTGCTGACCCGCGTGGAGACCAAGGAGCAGGCGCTGACGGCCGGCTGGGGCGACGCCGAATTGCCGGTCGATATTGTCGAGGCGGCGGCGGTGCATCCGGCGCAAAAAATCAAATCGCCGCGCGGTACGACGTTCGTGAAACTGCGCCTGTCGGGCGTTGATCTGTCGGAGTATTCGATCGCCGATCAGCGGCAGTATCTCGATGGCGATATCGTCACCGTCGAGATCGAGCGGCCGGGCCCGACGACGTTCACGATCCCGATCACCGATCCGGCGATGACGCAATTTCTGGAGTCCACCCCCACGATCCAGGCGGGCGATCCGGCGATCCGCGCGAAGATGCGGGAGATCGTCGGCGACGAAACGAACGCTTACGCGGCGGCGAAGGCGATCTCCACGTGGGTTTACGAGACGCTCGAGAAAAAACCGCTCGTGTCGATCCCGTCGGCGCGCGACGTGCTCGACATCAAGCGCGGCGACTGCAACGAACACGCGACGCTGTACGCGGCGCTGGCGCGCGCGGCGGGGATTCCGACGCGCATCGAGGTGGGGCTCGTGTACAACGATCAGGGTTTCTACTACCACGCGTGGAACGCCGTGTGGGCGGGGCGGTGGTTCTCGATCGATCCGACGTTCGGGCAGTTCCCGGCGGACGCGGCGCATCTGAAGGTGATCTCCGGCGACCTCTCCGCGCAGATCGCCATCATCAAGATGATCGGCAACCTCAAAATCGACGTCCTGGAGGCGCGATGA
- a CDS encoding ABC transporter ATP-binding protein produces MIKVRGLVKKYDKFVAVDHIDFDVDGGVVYGFLGPNGAGKTTTIKILVGMMKPDEGLIEIDGIDLSKDREKAKSRIGFIPDRPYIYEKLTGMEFMRFIGGLFHMDESDVEKRGTELLKLFEINHVRDELVAGYSHGMRQRLIMASALLHRPRLLIVDEPMVGLDPRGARLVKKIFREQARTGVTIFMSTHTLQVAEEVCDKVSIINNGKIIATGSVAELKSDADALEQFEETFLRITGQTDEQDLSTVFAE; encoded by the coding sequence ATGATCAAGGTTCGCGGGCTCGTCAAGAAATACGACAAGTTCGTCGCCGTCGATCATATCGACTTCGACGTGGACGGCGGCGTGGTGTACGGATTTCTCGGCCCGAACGGCGCGGGGAAGACGACGACGATCAAGATTCTCGTCGGCATGATGAAGCCGGACGAAGGGTTGATCGAAATCGACGGCATCGACCTTTCAAAGGATCGCGAGAAAGCCAAAAGCCGCATCGGGTTCATCCCCGACCGCCCGTACATTTACGAAAAGCTGACGGGCATGGAGTTCATGCGGTTCATCGGCGGCCTGTTTCACATGGACGAAAGCGACGTGGAAAAACGCGGCACGGAGCTTCTGAAGCTGTTCGAGATCAACCACGTGCGCGACGAACTGGTCGCGGGTTATTCGCACGGCATGCGGCAGCGGCTCATCATGGCGTCCGCGCTGCTTCACCGCCCGCGCCTTCTGATCGTGGACGAGCCGATGGTCGGGCTCGATCCGCGCGGTGCGCGGCTCGTGAAAAAGATCTTCCGCGAGCAGGCGCGCACGGGCGTCACCATCTTCATGAGCACGCACACCCTGCAAGTCGCCGAGGAGGTGTGCGACAAGGTGTCGATCATCAACAACGGCAAGATCATCGCGACGGGCAGCGTGGCGGAATTGAAATCCGATGCCGACGCGCTCGAGCAATTCGAGGAGACGTTCCTGCGCATCACGGGCCAGACCGACGAGCAGGACCTCTCCACGGTCTTCGCCGAGTGA
- a CDS encoding UbiA family prenyltransferase yields the protein MNLRQRLSLYWELSRPFTLLPPALGMISGGITALGAHPQWHSDWIEPGWMAARYFGPDGIKLAWYIAVGAIMAATLNAASNALNQITDLVNDRVNKPERPIPSGRLSIREAWGVTLVLWALALFESLLVNWQCFAIVFVASFFIYGYSAEPFRTKRRGWLANFTIAVPRGILLKVAGWSTVKHVFAAEPWYIGLIFGVFLLGASSTKDFSDIDGDREDGCKTLPVLYGAKKAAYMIAPFFILPFPLIPLGASLGILTGNAVLLWIMGIGLSIWGAYTVWLILKDPDELTRTENHPSWKHMYMMMMAMQIGFAISYVL from the coding sequence TTGAATCTCCGACAACGCCTGTCTCTTTATTGGGAACTGTCGCGCCCGTTCACCCTTTTGCCGCCGGCGCTCGGCATGATCTCCGGCGGCATCACAGCGCTTGGCGCGCATCCGCAATGGCACAGCGACTGGATCGAGCCGGGCTGGATGGCCGCGCGGTATTTCGGACCGGACGGGATCAAGCTCGCGTGGTACATCGCCGTCGGCGCGATCATGGCCGCGACGCTGAACGCGGCGAGCAACGCGCTGAACCAGATCACCGACCTGGTCAACGATCGCGTCAATAAACCCGAACGCCCGATTCCCAGCGGTCGCCTGTCGATCCGCGAGGCGTGGGGCGTGACGCTCGTGCTGTGGGCGCTCGCGCTTTTCGAGAGCCTGCTCGTCAACTGGCAGTGCTTCGCGATCGTGTTCGTCGCGTCATTTTTCATCTACGGGTACTCGGCGGAACCGTTTCGCACCAAGCGCCGCGGGTGGCTGGCGAATTTCACCATCGCGGTGCCGCGCGGCATCCTGTTGAAGGTGGCGGGCTGGTCGACCGTGAAGCACGTCTTCGCCGCGGAGCCCTGGTACATCGGCCTCATCTTCGGCGTGTTCCTGCTCGGCGCGTCGAGCACGAAGGATTTTTCGGATATCGATGGCGACCGCGAGGACGGCTGCAAGACGCTGCCCGTGCTCTACGGCGCGAAAAAGGCCGCGTACATGATCGCGCCGTTTTTCATCCTGCCCTTCCCGCTCATTCCGCTTGGCGCGTCGCTTGGCATCCTCACCGGCAACGCCGTGCTGCTCTGGATCATGGGAATCGGGCTTTCGATCTGGGGCGCGTACACCGTGTGGCTCATTCTCAAGGACCCCGACGAACTGACGCGCACCGAAAACCATCCAAGCTGGAAGCACATGTACATGATGATGATGGCGATGCAGATCGGGTTCGCGATCAGCTACGTCTTGTGA
- the xseA gene encoding exodeoxyribonuclease VII large subunit — protein MNGRRRTIHSVRSLVAAARRALEGELAKVEVRGEIASVTRPASGHLYLTLKDADAQIRAMMFRTTARFLAFSPEAGMEVIAAGRVSVYEPRGEMQLLIERMETAGAGALAVAFEKLKGDLAARGLFDSANKIDVPRASRRVGIVTSLSAAALYDTLRTLYARQPGLSAIVAPTPVQGEGAAMSIAAVIADLDTHGACDVILLVRGGGAPEDLWSFNETAVVEAVAACVTPIVVGVGHETDFTLAELAADLRAATPTAAAQAVVADGRDQIASVRRATTLLTRALHRRIADHARRFDGAHAALARAIADRLASRRRAIARASDRLRLLDPRRRVREQRRALETHRRSLAAAMRRRLEIERGRRARADERLRTQSTRRWVRLRERAQYLDRRLAAVSPLAILARGYAIITDRAGAVVRAAGDVNVGDELSARLSRGAIDVTVRKTRNGGKGSG, from the coding sequence ATGAACGGCCGCCGGCGCACCATCCACTCCGTCCGCTCGCTCGTGGCCGCGGCGCGCCGGGCGCTCGAGGGAGAGCTCGCGAAGGTCGAGGTGCGCGGCGAGATCGCCTCCGTCACGCGCCCGGCTTCCGGTCACCTTTACCTCACGCTCAAGGACGCCGACGCGCAGATCCGCGCGATGATGTTCCGTACGACCGCGCGATTTCTCGCCTTTTCGCCCGAAGCCGGCATGGAGGTGATCGCCGCGGGGCGCGTTTCCGTCTACGAGCCGCGCGGCGAGATGCAGCTTCTCATTGAACGCATGGAGACGGCCGGCGCCGGCGCGCTCGCCGTCGCCTTCGAGAAGTTGAAAGGCGACCTCGCCGCGCGCGGGCTTTTTGATTCGGCAAACAAGATCGACGTGCCTCGCGCATCGCGTCGCGTCGGCATCGTAACGAGCCTGTCGGCCGCCGCGTTGTATGACACCCTGCGCACGCTCTACGCGCGGCAGCCTGGACTGTCCGCGATCGTCGCGCCGACGCCGGTGCAAGGCGAGGGTGCGGCCATGTCGATCGCGGCGGTGATCGCCGACCTGGACACGCACGGCGCCTGCGACGTGATCCTACTCGTGCGCGGCGGCGGGGCGCCCGAGGATCTCTGGTCGTTCAACGAGACGGCGGTCGTCGAGGCAGTCGCCGCGTGCGTTACGCCGATCGTCGTTGGGGTGGGGCACGAGACGGACTTCACGCTCGCCGAACTCGCCGCGGACCTTCGCGCGGCCACGCCCACCGCCGCGGCGCAAGCGGTCGTCGCGGATGGCCGCGACCAGATCGCCTCCGTGCGCCGTGCAACCACGCTGCTGACGAGAGCCCTGCACCGGCGCATCGCCGATCACGCCCGGCGATTCGACGGCGCGCACGCCGCGCTGGCTCGCGCGATCGCGGATCGGCTGGCGAGCCGCCGACGGGCCATTGCGCGCGCGTCGGATCGGTTGCGTTTGCTGGATCCGCGCCGGCGCGTGCGCGAACAGCGCCGGGCGCTCGAAACGCACCGGCGGTCGCTTGCCGCGGCGATGCGCCGCCGCCTGGAAATCGAACGCGGCCGGCGCGCGCGCGCGGACGAACGATTGCGCACGCAATCCACACGTCGATGGGTTCGCCTGCGCGAACGCGCGCAATACCTCGATCGGCGCCTTGCCGCGGTCAGCCCGCTTGCGATCCTCGCGCGCGGCTACGCGATCATCACCGATCGCGCCGGCGCGGTCGTGCGCGCGGCGGGTGACGTTAACGTCGGCGACGAACTTTCCGCGCGTTTGTCACGCGGCGCGATCGACGTAACCGTGCGTAAGACGAGGAATGGTGGAAAGGGATCGGGATAG
- a CDS encoding FxLYD domain-containing protein: MSPVQKTSVAGIETPEYDKQIEADIKSLRRSTRLLALLGIAAFFLLVCLIVFAIYDKALVISESPSFIDIAFVSSKEAKIYVSPATSQHVVATYNRGQPLFLLERGETWARVQSREAMGWIRREDYVTKEERRLAATSRADGAVKMTDLDWNVDEVNNFTVVGKIVNLTDERITNVKVNVNFFDDAGHLISTREVIVSGNQPFRKNVAYNFSLRGNYDNDFNHVSAQVASWSE; this comes from the coding sequence ATGTCTCCGGTGCAGAAAACTTCCGTCGCGGGTATCGAAACGCCGGAATACGACAAGCAGATCGAGGCCGACATCAAGTCGCTTCGGCGCTCCACGCGTCTTCTGGCGCTCTTGGGCATTGCCGCGTTTTTTCTCCTTGTCTGCCTGATTGTTTTTGCCATCTACGACAAGGCGCTCGTCATCAGCGAGTCGCCCTCCTTTATCGATATCGCGTTCGTCTCGTCCAAGGAAGCGAAAATCTACGTCTCGCCCGCCACGTCGCAGCACGTGGTGGCGACCTACAACCGAGGCCAGCCGCTCTTTCTTCTGGAGCGAGGCGAAACCTGGGCGCGCGTTCAAAGCCGCGAGGCGATGGGGTGGATTCGCCGCGAGGACTACGTCACCAAGGAAGAGCGCCGCCTGGCCGCGACGTCGCGCGCCGACGGCGCGGTGAAAATGACGGACCTCGACTGGAACGTCGACGAGGTCAACAATTTCACCGTCGTCGGCAAGATCGTGAATCTCACCGACGAGCGCATCACGAACGTCAAGGTCAACGTCAACTTCTTCGACGACGCGGGCCACCTCATTTCGACGCGCGAGGTCATCGTTTCGGGCAACCAGCCGTTTCGAAAAAACGTGGCGTACAACTTCAGCCTGCGCGGCAACTACGACAACGACTTCAATCACGTTTCCGCGCAGGTCGCGAGCTGGTCCGAATGA
- a CDS encoding cytochrome c biogenesis protein ResB, protein MIKRAFQRFYDIFSSTRLAVWLSLGVGVIIVIGTILPQKGIVLEPDKWQKLVSGSQAWAIADRLGFLEVFHAWYFYLLLFLFFTNLIIGSVKGLTKLEENLETSGKPLTPDLAQRYRFTTVDLGREPGEGEIASAFSFLKAREVPGPVGEKHWFGEFGRMSRFMPYVLHFSFIVIGLGAVVSGVRNVEGRMFVPEGRSVDTFFTQDREGEVRSFALPFAIRCDDFDIEFYEGTEQPKDFRSALTVIENGETIRRQWIEVNEPLDYRGFRFFQAFYQELGVMARVQVTRDGQKIMPARLVTLKEVVPLSGTDGFTVIDYAADHGGYGPSIKIRAVENDMIPEPFWVTLGDERPDAERGGVYAFEFLGLETVFATGLQVSFDPGVKIVWAGAAIMIPSLLWALFGYHHRVWVRVDGRRVEVARIAHKRAPQLEANVESALARLSGEGQARSS, encoded by the coding sequence TTGATCAAACGCGCTTTTCAACGCTTTTACGATATCTTTTCCTCTACGCGCCTTGCCGTCTGGCTGTCTCTGGGCGTCGGCGTCATCATCGTTATCGGTACGATCCTCCCGCAAAAAGGGATCGTGCTCGAGCCCGATAAATGGCAGAAGCTTGTCTCCGGATCCCAGGCCTGGGCGATTGCCGACCGCCTCGGATTTCTGGAGGTTTTCCACGCCTGGTATTTCTACCTTCTGTTATTTCTCTTTTTCACCAATTTGATAATTGGCTCTGTTAAAGGTCTTACCAAACTTGAAGAAAATCTGGAGACCTCCGGCAAACCGCTGACGCCGGACCTGGCACAGCGTTACCGCTTCACGACGGTCGATCTTGGCCGCGAACCCGGCGAAGGCGAAATCGCTTCCGCCTTTTCTTTCTTGAAGGCGCGCGAGGTGCCGGGGCCCGTCGGTGAAAAGCACTGGTTCGGCGAGTTCGGCCGCATGAGCCGGTTCATGCCTTATGTGCTGCATTTCTCGTTCATCGTCATCGGTCTTGGCGCGGTCGTTTCCGGCGTTCGCAACGTCGAAGGGCGCATGTTCGTCCCCGAGGGCCGATCGGTGGACACGTTCTTCACGCAAGACCGGGAAGGCGAGGTTCGAAGTTTCGCGCTGCCCTTTGCGATCCGCTGCGACGATTTTGACATCGAATTCTACGAAGGTACCGAACAGCCGAAGGATTTCCGCTCGGCTCTCACAGTGATCGAAAACGGCGAGACGATCCGCCGCCAGTGGATCGAGGTGAACGAGCCGTTGGATTATCGGGGCTTCCGCTTTTTTCAGGCGTTCTACCAGGAGCTTGGCGTCATGGCCCGCGTTCAGGTGACGCGCGACGGACAAAAGATCATGCCCGCCCGCCTCGTGACGCTGAAAGAGGTCGTGCCGCTTTCGGGCACCGATGGGTTTACCGTCATCGACTATGCGGCGGATCACGGCGGTTACGGCCCGTCCATCAAGATTCGCGCGGTCGAGAACGACATGATTCCGGAGCCATTTTGGGTGACGCTTGGCGACGAGCGCCCCGACGCCGAACGCGGCGGCGTCTACGCGTTCGAATTCCTGGGGTTGGAGACCGTTTTCGCGACCGGGTTGCAGGTCTCGTTTGACCCGGGCGTCAAGATCGTCTGGGCCGGCGCCGCGATCATGATCCCCTCCCTGCTCTGGGCGCTTTTCGGCTACCATCACCGCGTCTGGGTCCGCGTCGACGGACGCCGCGTCGAGGTGGCGCGCATCGCCCACAAGCGGGCGCCACAACTGGAGGCCAACGTCGAATCCGCCCTCGCCCGCCTGTCGGGTGAAGGCCAAGCGAGGTCGAGTTGA